GGCTTCTAAAGACAAGGAAAGGCGGCCAGTCTAACCGATGGCGAGGTCATTCAACGAATACTGCGCTGCATCCGGGCGGCTCGCCTATGTTAAAAAGCAGGACACCATCGTCCCGCGCTTGTAAGGATCCCCATGTCGCTCAACGCCAAACCACTTGACGGCCTGAAAGTCATCGAACTGGGCACCCTGATCGCCGGCCCGTTTGCCTCACGCATTTGCGCTGAATTCGGTGCCGAGGTGATCAAGGTCGAATCCCCGGACGGCGGCGACCCGCTGCGCAAATGGCGCAAGCTGTATGAAGGCACCTCGCTGTGGTGGTTCGTACAGGCCCGTAACAAGCAGTCGCTGACCCTCAACCTCAAGCACCCCGACGGCCTGGCAATCCTCAAAAAACTATTGGCCGACGCCGACATCCTGATCGAGAACTTCCGCCCCGGCGTGCTGGAAAAACTCGGCCTGAGCTGGGAAACCCTGCACGCTCTGAACCCCAAGCTGGTGATGGTGCGCCTCTCGGGCTTCGGCCAGACCGGGCCGATGAAGGATCAGCCAGGGTTTGGTGCCGTGGGTGAATCCATGGGCGGCTTGCGCTATATCACCGGCTTCGAAGACCGCCCGCCGGTGCGCACCGGGATCTCCATCGGCGACTCGATTGCCGCGCTGTGGGCGGTGATCGGCGCGCTGATGGCGCTGCGTCATCGCGAGGTCAACGGCGGGTTGGGCCAAGTGGTGGATGTGGCGCTGTACGAAGCCATCTTCGCCATGATGGAAAGCATGATCCCCGAGTTCGATGTGTTCGGATTTATTCGCGAGCGTACCGGCAACATCATGCCCGGCATTACACCGTCTTCTATCCACACCAGCGCCGACGGCAAGCATGTGCAGATCGGCGCCAATGGCGATGCAATCTTCAAGCGCTTTATGGCGACCATCGGCCGTGACGACTTGGCGAACGACCCGCAATTGGCCAGCAACGATGGGCGTGACAGCCGCCGCGACGAGCTGTATGGCGTGATCGACCGCTGGGTCAACTCGCTGCCGCTGGAGGAGGTGATTGAGCAACTGAACAAGGCTGAAGTACCCGCCAGCCGTATCTACAGCGCCGAAGACATGCTGGGCGACCCGCAATTTCTGGCCCGGGAGATGTTCCTCAAGGCTCAGCTCCCGGACGGCAAGGACTTCAAGATGCCGGGCATCGTGCCCAAGCTTTCGGATACACCGGGCAGTTGTGAATGGGTGGGCCCGCAGCTGGGTGAACACAACAATGTGCTGCTCAATGCCCTGGGCTACGACGCGGCAGCTATTGCACGTCTGCGTGAAAATGGCGCGATCTGAGAATCGCGGGCAAAAAGAAACCCCGAGCAGTGGGGAGACAACTCGGGGTTAAACGTGGCCTTAAAAAGGCACGCACAGCAAGCGACAAACACCGGAGCACAATGATTGCTCTTGCTGTTACGGACTCTGACTGACCGCCGCGTAGGAAGGTTCCGAAGAAAAATAATGTTTCATGCGAGTGCGCCGCCACGGGTTTGGGCAGCATTGCGCAATGCAGCAATGACCGAGGGTTCCAGGCGCCCTTCGGCGATTTTCACGTCGCGAAGCAGGCAATCCGCGACATCCACCAGCGCACGCTTGTCGGACAATTGCGCGCGATCGACGTCGCGCTCGACCACAATCGCGCCGCCGGGATTCTTTACGGTTACCAGGCAGTCTTCCCGCACACCAGAAGTGGTCAGCGTAACCTGATAAGGGCTCAGTGCTTCACTGAGCAATAGGTGGATACTTTCCATCTCGATCACCACTCAATCATTCGAAAAAGGTTCGAAAAACAAAAATGTCACGAAGAGGCTGACATTCAAGTGACCCGTGCTCAAAGCAGAAAGTTCTACCTTTTGTGTAATCCACTGCTTGAGGAAAACGAGCATGCACGGAAAAGATGACAGAGAAAAAACACAGGCTCACACGCTAGAATCCCTGGATTACCTGGGAGCCTGCCTTGAGAGCTGCGTCTGAAACACCTTTGCGCGTCGTCATTGCCGACGATCATCCGATTTTCCTGATTGGCCTGCGCGCAGTGCTTGAGCGTGACCCGCACATCAGCATCGTCGGGGAGGCCAACTCGCCGCAGGCCCTCAATGCGTTGCTGCAAGACTGTGCCTGCGATGTGCTGGTGACCGACTTTATGATGCCTGCCGAGCCCCATGCCGACGGGTTGCGCCTGATTGACCAACTGCGCCGACACTACCCGGACCTGCCGATTGTGGTGGTCACCATGCTCAACAATGCCGGTTTGTTTCATTCGATTCTGACATCGGGCGTGATGGGCCTTTTGAGCAAGGCCAGCCTGGCCGATGAACTGCCGCAGGCGATTCGTCAGGTCCGCCAGCAACGCACCTACGTGGCCCAGACCATTCGCCAGGCGCTGAGCCTGGCCGGAGAAGTCGGTGCCGATCGCCTGCACTCCCAAGAACAGTTGTCACCCCGGGAGCTGGAGGTGATTCGCCTGTTGGCCACTGGCATGACGGTGGGCCAGATCGCCGCGAATCTGCATCGCAGCAAGCAGACCGTCAGTGCGCAAAAAGTCAGCGCCATGCGCAAACTGGGGCTGGCCAATGATGCCGCCCTGTTTATTTATGTGCAGGAACACGGGCTGGCCTAACCTGGAACGCAATCCATTGCTTAAGCGCCTCGGCCTCCATCGGCCGGGCAATGA
This genomic stretch from Pseudomonas synxantha BG33R harbors:
- a CDS encoding CaiB/BaiF CoA transferase family protein; protein product: MSLNAKPLDGLKVIELGTLIAGPFASRICAEFGAEVIKVESPDGGDPLRKWRKLYEGTSLWWFVQARNKQSLTLNLKHPDGLAILKKLLADADILIENFRPGVLEKLGLSWETLHALNPKLVMVRLSGFGQTGPMKDQPGFGAVGESMGGLRYITGFEDRPPVRTGISIGDSIAALWAVIGALMALRHREVNGGLGQVVDVALYEAIFAMMESMIPEFDVFGFIRERTGNIMPGITPSSIHTSADGKHVQIGANGDAIFKRFMATIGRDDLANDPQLASNDGRDSRRDELYGVIDRWVNSLPLEEVIEQLNKAEVPASRIYSAEDMLGDPQFLAREMFLKAQLPDGKDFKMPGIVPKLSDTPGSCEWVGPQLGEHNNVLLNALGYDAAAIARLRENGAI
- a CDS encoding response regulator transcription factor, whose translation is MRAASETPLRVVIADDHPIFLIGLRAVLERDPHISIVGEANSPQALNALLQDCACDVLVTDFMMPAEPHADGLRLIDQLRRHYPDLPIVVVTMLNNAGLFHSILTSGVMGLLSKASLADELPQAIRQVRQQRTYVAQTIRQALSLAGEVGADRLHSQEQLSPRELEVIRLLATGMTVGQIAANLHRSKQTVSAQKVSAMRKLGLANDAALFIYVQEHGLA
- a CDS encoding DUF3509 domain-containing protein translates to MESIHLLLSEALSPYQVTLTTSGVREDCLVTVKNPGGAIVVERDVDRAQLSDKRALVDVADCLLRDVKIAEGRLEPSVIAALRNAAQTRGGALA